In Halalkalicoccus sp. NIPERK01, one DNA window encodes the following:
- a CDS encoding AsnC family transcriptional regulator, with protein MAELDSTDAVILELLLDDARRSFREISEEVDLSPPTVSNRVDRLRDLGVIRRFTVDVDRTKFADEDECLVVIDTRLAHAEDVFSQLQDVDGVEHVFYTVDSTVVVKAVLPPAELRSLLTDTLSDDQIEDYHVTSILGSSWQPQLGTDDLTIECTICGKPISEDGQKVEVDSGDLYHVCCSSCAEKIVEQYESLKQAADE; from the coding sequence ATGGCTGAGCTAGATTCAACAGATGCAGTTATCTTGGAGCTGTTACTGGATGACGCCCGTCGGTCGTTTCGTGAAATTTCGGAGGAGGTGGACCTCTCTCCACCGACCGTTTCAAATCGTGTCGACCGACTGCGTGACCTCGGCGTCATACGGCGGTTCACGGTTGACGTGGATCGAACGAAGTTCGCCGACGAGGACGAGTGTCTCGTGGTAATCGACACGCGACTCGCCCATGCTGAAGACGTCTTCTCCCAGTTGCAAGATGTCGACGGGGTGGAACACGTCTTCTACACAGTCGACTCGACGGTGGTCGTCAAGGCGGTTCTTCCCCCGGCCGAACTCCGGTCGCTGCTCACTGACACGCTGAGCGACGATCAGATCGAGGATTATCACGTGACGTCAATTCTGGGTTCTTCGTGGCAGCCGCAGCTCGGAACAGACGACCTGACGATTGAGTGTACGATCTGTGGAAAACCAATCTCGGAGGATGGTCAAAAAGTAGAGGTGGACTCCGGAGACCTGTATCACGTCTGTTGCTCGTCGTGCGCGGAGAAAATCGTCGAGCAGTACGAGTCCCTGAAACAGGCAGCCGACGAGTAG
- a CDS encoding MarR family transcriptional regulator codes for MNRRRADTVVGGLVAAVLIVGGALSWQAYQQQQAFEQMGSMMGTSMGAVHGTNPLWYVLGTLLVSAVIGGGYLAARDDLTSTDVKDRSQNEMAVPTDPEIAESSEGTTQPDGAINPESQPQARVLDLLPEDERRILEPVLSSPGITQIELRDRSDFSKSKVSQTVSALEKRGLLYRERQGRTYRIYPSDDLQQNQAH; via the coding sequence ATGAATCGGCGGCGGGCCGATACAGTCGTCGGTGGCCTAGTCGCTGCCGTCCTCATCGTCGGCGGTGCGCTCAGTTGGCAAGCGTACCAGCAACAGCAGGCCTTCGAGCAAATGGGATCGATGATGGGAACATCGATGGGGGCGGTTCACGGAACGAACCCGCTTTGGTACGTCCTCGGGACCCTCCTCGTCTCGGCTGTCATCGGTGGAGGGTATCTCGCGGCTCGGGACGACCTCACCAGCACAGATGTAAAGGACCGCTCACAGAATGAGATGGCGGTTCCGACCGACCCTGAGATCGCCGAATCGTCGGAGGGGACCACCCAACCAGATGGGGCCATCAATCCAGAATCTCAGCCACAGGCTCGCGTGTTAGACCTCCTTCCGGAAGACGAACGCCGTATCCTCGAACCAGTCCTATCCTCGCCCGGTATTACGCAGATCGAACTGCGGGATCGCTCAGACTTCTCGAAGAGCAAGGTAAGTCAGACGGTCAGCGCCCTCGAGAAGCGCGGATTGTTGTATCGTGAACGGCAGGGGCGGACGTATCGAATCTATCCGAGTGACGACTTGCAGCAGAATCAAGCGCACTAG
- a CDS encoding DoxX family protein encodes MASQEVQLESTIGGFTARGKLHTLSVWFILALRVMMGLAFLQSGLDKVLSGSFSAGGYLTGAVPNNGGPAADLFVAMGNTPWFVDFVNIAVPWGEVFIGLGLVFGALTRLAAFWGAFMMLLFYLGNWEIEHGYINGDFAYMLVFLSVAAFGAGRILGLDAYIERYEIGGEPLVERYPWTRFLLG; translated from the coding sequence ATGGCATCACAAGAAGTACAGCTGGAGAGTACCATCGGGGGCTTCACGGCACGCGGGAAACTACACACGTTGAGTGTCTGGTTCATCTTGGCACTTCGAGTGATGATGGGACTCGCGTTCCTCCAGAGTGGGCTCGATAAGGTGCTCTCCGGAAGCTTCAGCGCGGGGGGTTATCTGACGGGGGCAGTCCCGAACAACGGCGGTCCGGCCGCGGACCTGTTCGTTGCCATGGGAAACACGCCGTGGTTCGTCGACTTCGTGAACATCGCGGTCCCGTGGGGAGAGGTATTCATCGGCCTTGGATTGGTCTTCGGTGCCTTAACTCGACTCGCGGCATTCTGGGGCGCGTTCATGATGCTCTTGTTCTATCTCGGGAACTGGGAAATCGAACACGGCTACATCAACGGTGACTTCGCGTACATGCTCGTGTTTCTCTCCGTCGCTGCATTCGGGGCAGGACGGATACTGGGACTGGATGCCTACATCGAACGGTACGAGATTGGCGGCGAACCGCTCGTTGAGCGGTATCCGTGGACTCGATTCCTGCTCGGCTGA
- a CDS encoding heavy-metal-associated domain-containing protein: MTTITVEGMSCEHCEQTVEGALRGVSGVTNATADREAEHATVEGDADVTALVQAVEDAGYTALA; the protein is encoded by the coding sequence ATGACGACTATCACAGTCGAGGGAATGAGCTGTGAGCACTGCGAGCAGACCGTCGAGGGGGCACTCCGAGGCGTGAGCGGCGTGACCAATGCGACTGCCGATCGTGAAGCCGAGCATGCGACTGTTGAGGGAGACGCTGACGTCACAGCACTCGTACAGGCCGTCGAAGATGCTGGATACACCGCACTCGCCTAA
- a CDS encoding copper-translocating P-type ATPase: MFRRRFWVSLVLSVPVIFFSEFIQDIFGYTAPTFPGSVWITPVLSVIIFAYGGVPFLSMARTELENREPGMMMLISLAITVAFVYSIASLFLEGTTPFFWELVTLIDIMLLGHWMEMRSVRQASGALDELAKLMPDTAERVTESGDTEEVPVSDLSEGDVILVRPGASVPADGEVVEGESSVDESMITGESRPVDKEPGVEVVAGTVNQDGSLRVRVTKTGEETALAGIMRLVEEAQQSKSRTQLLADRAAGWLFYIALAVAGITAVAWVVAVGFNIGVLERVVTVLVIACPHALGLAVPLVVAINTSTAAQNGMLIRDRIAMEEARNLDTVMFDKTGTLTKGEQGVVDVETAGSWNEERAFEVAAGVEGDSEHMIARAIRNAAEERGVRRAQVSNFENLRGLGVRATVDGETIHLGGPNLIEKLGIERSDEIVSFADEAGANAQTVIYLIHDEAEVVAAFALADVIREESRQAIEALHAMGIEVAMLTGDSEDVAKAVAEELGIDQYFAEVLPEEKDTKVEALQSEGKLVAMVGDGVNDAPALTRADVGIAIGSGTDVAIESGDIILVDNNPLDVVRLIKLSKASYRKMQENLVWATGYNVVALPLAAGILAPIGILLSPAIGAVFMSLSTIIVAINARRLKGVDLSA; the protein is encoded by the coding sequence ATGTTCCGACGGCGGTTCTGGGTGTCGCTCGTCCTCTCGGTGCCAGTCATCTTCTTCAGCGAGTTCATCCAGGACATCTTCGGCTATACCGCACCGACGTTCCCCGGGAGCGTCTGGATCACGCCCGTTCTCTCGGTAATCATCTTCGCATATGGTGGCGTGCCGTTCCTCTCGATGGCTCGCACAGAACTGGAAAACCGCGAGCCGGGGATGATGATGCTCATCTCGCTGGCCATCACCGTCGCATTCGTCTACTCGATTGCGAGCCTGTTCCTCGAGGGGACGACGCCGTTCTTCTGGGAACTCGTCACGTTGATCGACATCATGCTGCTGGGCCACTGGATGGAGATGCGGTCGGTCCGGCAGGCCTCCGGTGCACTCGACGAGCTGGCGAAACTCATGCCCGATACCGCCGAGCGCGTCACTGAGAGCGGTGACACGGAGGAGGTTCCCGTGTCCGACCTGTCCGAAGGCGACGTCATCCTCGTCCGTCCAGGAGCCTCCGTTCCCGCGGACGGCGAGGTCGTCGAAGGGGAGTCGTCCGTCGACGAGTCGATGATCACCGGCGAGTCCCGTCCAGTCGACAAGGAACCCGGCGTAGAGGTCGTCGCCGGGACGGTCAACCAGGACGGCAGCCTGCGTGTCCGGGTGACCAAGACCGGGGAGGAGACGGCGCTGGCGGGTATCATGCGACTCGTCGAGGAAGCCCAGCAATCAAAATCTCGAACCCAATTGCTCGCCGACCGCGCAGCGGGGTGGCTGTTCTACATCGCCCTCGCCGTTGCAGGCATTACAGCCGTCGCGTGGGTCGTCGCAGTCGGATTCAATATCGGCGTCCTCGAACGCGTCGTGACCGTCCTGGTCATCGCCTGCCCACACGCGCTCGGCCTAGCCGTCCCGCTCGTGGTCGCGATCAATACCTCCACCGCTGCTCAGAACGGGATGTTGATTCGCGACCGAATCGCGATGGAAGAGGCTCGGAACCTCGACACGGTGATGTTCGACAAAACGGGGACACTCACGAAGGGTGAGCAGGGCGTCGTCGACGTCGAGACGGCGGGTAGCTGGAACGAGGAACGGGCGTTCGAGGTCGCTGCGGGCGTCGAGGGCGACTCCGAACATATGATTGCTCGCGCTATCCGTAACGCTGCCGAGGAACGCGGCGTCCGACGGGCGCAGGTCTCGAACTTTGAGAACCTTCGCGGGCTCGGTGTCAGGGCGACCGTCGACGGCGAGACGATTCACCTCGGTGGCCCCAACCTAATCGAGAAACTCGGGATCGAACGATCCGACGAGATCGTCTCGTTCGCCGACGAAGCCGGCGCGAACGCTCAGACCGTCATCTACCTCATTCATGACGAGGCTGAGGTCGTGGCGGCGTTCGCCCTTGCGGACGTTATCCGGGAGGAGAGCCGGCAGGCCATCGAGGCACTGCACGCGATGGGCATTGAAGTGGCGATGCTGACCGGCGACTCCGAGGACGTCGCGAAGGCAGTCGCCGAGGAACTCGGCATCGACCAGTACTTCGCGGAGGTACTGCCCGAGGAGAAGGACACCAAGGTCGAAGCACTCCAGTCCGAAGGAAAGTTGGTCGCGATGGTCGGTGACGGCGTCAACGACGCCCCCGCACTCACGAGAGCCGACGTTGGCATCGCCATCGGCTCAGGGACGGACGTCGCGATTGAGTCGGGTGACATCATCCTCGTCGACAACAACCCCCTGGATGTCGTCCGTCTCATCAAGCTTTCGAAGGCGAGCTACCGGAAGATGCAGGAGAACCTCGTCTGGGCGACCGGGTACAACGTCGTCGCGCTCCCTCTCGCCGCCGGAATTCTCGCCCCGATTGGGATTCTGCTGTCGCCAGCGATCGGGGCGGTCTTCATGTCGCTGTCGACGATCATCGTCGCCATCAACGCCCGCCGGCTCAAGGGGGTCGATCTCTCTGCATGA
- a CDS encoding saccharopine dehydrogenase family protein: MTTLIVGGYGSVGHTIAEELATAPDELGAVIIAGRDGTKATAVASELGDNVSGVTFDLQETESYARVLEDVNQVVMCVDQSGTAFVEACLEREIDYVDITASDEFFRQVEQLGDLARNGGATAVLSVGLAPGVTNLLAKRLADQLSSVSDIRIGVLLGLGEAFGPAASRWTLERIGREFAVSAAGHSRSIRGFSNPVPVEFPRYGRRRAYSFDFADQHVLHRTLDVPARTYLCFDSRGVTSAVYGLSRLGLYRPAAEAIGLDRLTDLVSTLSVGGDGFAVTVEVDGQQNSTAKTLMTAIDGREQSRVTGIVAATVALAIRDTTVPDGVHHVHEVLDPEPILEALREQGYRLTNSKQARETSDPVHPNAMRGHR, translated from the coding sequence ATGACGACGCTGATCGTCGGGGGCTATGGGTCGGTTGGTCACACAATAGCGGAGGAACTGGCCACTGCGCCTGACGAACTAGGCGCAGTGATTATCGCTGGTCGTGACGGAACGAAGGCGACCGCCGTCGCTAGCGAGCTGGGAGACAACGTCTCTGGTGTCACGTTCGATCTCCAAGAGACGGAGTCGTACGCTCGTGTCCTCGAAGACGTCAACCAAGTCGTGATGTGCGTGGATCAGTCCGGAACAGCGTTCGTCGAGGCGTGTCTCGAACGGGAAATCGACTACGTCGACATCACGGCCTCGGACGAGTTCTTCCGCCAGGTCGAACAACTCGGCGACCTCGCACGAAATGGTGGTGCGACAGCAGTCCTGAGCGTTGGGCTCGCACCCGGCGTCACGAATCTACTGGCGAAACGCCTGGCCGACCAGTTGTCGTCGGTCTCGGACATCCGGATCGGCGTGCTCCTCGGTCTCGGGGAGGCGTTCGGTCCCGCGGCGAGTCGATGGACGCTCGAGCGAATCGGTCGGGAGTTCGCGGTCTCCGCAGCTGGACACTCCCGTTCGATTCGTGGGTTTTCGAATCCAGTACCGGTAGAGTTTCCTCGGTATGGCCGACGACGGGCCTACAGTTTCGACTTCGCGGACCAGCACGTGCTCCACAGGACCCTTGACGTGCCAGCCAGAACGTACCTGTGCTTCGACTCGCGGGGCGTCACCTCGGCAGTCTATGGACTCTCACGGCTCGGATTGTACCGTCCAGCCGCCGAGGCGATCGGGCTCGATCGACTGACGGACCTCGTCTCGACGCTCTCAGTCGGCGGGGACGGCTTCGCCGTGACGGTTGAGGTCGATGGGCAGCAGAATTCGACCGCGAAGACGCTGATGACGGCGATCGACGGGAGGGAACAGAGCCGAGTGACGGGAATCGTCGCGGCAACTGTGGCGTTGGCCATCCGCGATACGACGGTTCCCGATGGCGTCCACCACGTCCATGAGGTTCTCGACCCCGAGCCGATTCTCGAAGCCCTGCGTGAACAGGGGTATCGTCTCACGAACAGCAAACAGGCCCGGGAGACGAGCGATCCGGTTCACCCGAATGCTATGAGGGGGCACCGATGA
- a CDS encoding succinylglutamate desuccinylase/aspartoacylase family protein, with protein sequence MTTQHVSVGERTIDAGTKQTFRFACSETYHDDALEIPVTVINGESEGPCIFLTAAVHGDELNGVKIIQEVADHYEPEDLHGALVCLHVLNVPGFLAQQRYIPIYDEDLNRSFPGNARTTMAKRLANTIYEEFISKCDLGLDFHTSTRNRTTMYHVRADMRDPDVERLARAFGTSVILDGEGSSGTLRSVACRDGIPTVTVEMGRAHRFQTAHLDRALHCVASVLAEHEVLPDRPVSWPGWTRVVARDGEKTWLRAETGGLVEIEWGPHPLVEEGDPLFTISDHFKNDIEVIRAPSTGLVIGVLENAVAYPGHPLCHFVSVDEMTADIIRDDIDRGVFDIYREGGFQWPEPRWYTEHEHGADSEHGGES encoded by the coding sequence ATGACGACACAGCACGTTTCGGTCGGTGAACGGACCATCGATGCGGGAACGAAGCAGACGTTCCGCTTCGCCTGTAGCGAGACGTATCACGATGATGCGCTCGAAATCCCAGTTACGGTCATCAATGGCGAGTCCGAGGGTCCGTGTATCTTCTTGACCGCTGCTGTTCACGGTGACGAACTCAACGGCGTCAAAATCATTCAGGAGGTCGCAGATCACTACGAGCCAGAGGACCTCCACGGCGCGCTCGTCTGCCTCCACGTGTTGAACGTGCCGGGATTTCTCGCCCAGCAGCGCTACATCCCCATCTACGACGAGGACCTCAATCGGTCGTTCCCAGGCAACGCCCGAACTACGATGGCAAAACGGCTCGCGAACACGATTTACGAGGAATTCATTTCGAAGTGCGATCTCGGGCTGGACTTCCACACGTCGACGCGCAACCGCACGACGATGTACCACGTCCGCGCCGATATGCGCGACCCCGACGTCGAACGACTCGCCAGGGCGTTCGGCACGAGCGTCATCCTCGACGGTGAGGGCTCAAGTGGGACGCTCCGAAGTGTGGCCTGTCGGGATGGTATTCCGACGGTCACGGTCGAGATGGGGCGCGCCCATCGGTTCCAGACGGCGCACCTCGACAGGGCGCTCCACTGCGTCGCGAGCGTCCTCGCCGAACACGAGGTACTTCCCGACCGACCGGTTTCCTGGCCCGGCTGGACGCGCGTAGTCGCCCGCGACGGCGAGAAAACGTGGCTCCGCGCAGAAACCGGGGGTCTCGTCGAGATTGAGTGGGGACCACACCCGCTCGTCGAGGAGGGTGACCCGCTGTTCACGATTTCCGATCACTTCAAGAACGACATCGAAGTCATTCGTGCCCCGTCCACTGGTCTCGTCATTGGCGTCCTCGAGAATGCGGTCGCCTATCCCGGTCACCCGCTGTGTCACTTCGTGAGCGTCGACGAGATGACCGCCGACATCATCCGAGACGACATCGATCGGGGTGTGTTCGACATCTACCGTGAAGGTGGTTTTCAGTGGCCCGAGCCACGATGGTACACGGAGCACGAACACGGAGCAGACTCTGAACACGGTGGTGAAAGCTAA
- a CDS encoding AarF/ABC1/UbiB kinase family protein, giving the protein MLDLGPTFVKIGQVLSTRPDVVPQVYAEEFVTLQDAVPTGPYREMIPALADDVGYHSYDDFEPEPIAGGSLAQVYRATYQDDHVVVKVRRPGVKDLIETDLRIIRRLIPLVMLLAPARLQFSLRNMADDFERIILEELDFEREARMMAEIRANFERDGNETVVIPRVYQDVSSERVLTMAYVKGTKVTDVDELEAEGHDPSEVARDVANAYFTMGLEHGVYHGDPHPGNLAVDEEGRIVFYDFGMSGRFTSAMQNSVVNLYLAAVNRNVDGIIDELIALGALDPDADRAAVGHVLELVIDDLEGNETVNWQQIISEVTGMLHEFPFRIPPDIMLVLRVGSISEGVLRQLDPEFDFLAAAQAFLREHGFMERAARMKLEEMRGELEASLWALLRLPAKIEQELDAREQERIQVTARAQARDSRSLGYAILTAASLLGTALLATLDTTYILVGLGVTLVFLILFVASSET; this is encoded by the coding sequence ATGCTCGATCTCGGGCCGACGTTCGTGAAAATTGGACAGGTCCTTTCGACTCGCCCCGATGTCGTCCCACAGGTGTATGCCGAGGAGTTCGTCACGCTCCAGGATGCGGTTCCGACGGGGCCGTATCGCGAGATGATCCCCGCGCTCGCAGATGATGTCGGCTATCACTCCTACGATGACTTCGAACCGGAACCGATTGCAGGTGGGTCACTGGCGCAGGTCTATCGGGCGACGTATCAGGACGATCACGTCGTCGTGAAGGTTCGACGACCTGGTGTCAAAGACCTCATCGAGACCGACCTTCGCATCATCCGCCGACTCATCCCGCTGGTGATGCTGCTTGCCCCGGCGCGCCTCCAGTTTTCGCTCCGAAACATGGCTGACGACTTCGAGCGCATCATTCTGGAGGAACTCGACTTCGAGCGGGAAGCCCGAATGATGGCAGAGATTCGGGCAAACTTCGAACGCGACGGCAACGAGACGGTCGTCATCCCACGTGTCTACCAAGATGTTTCCTCGGAACGTGTGCTCACTATGGCCTACGTTAAGGGGACGAAGGTCACCGATGTCGACGAACTCGAAGCCGAGGGACACGACCCGAGCGAGGTCGCCCGAGACGTGGCGAACGCGTACTTCACGATGGGGCTCGAACACGGGGTGTACCACGGGGACCCCCATCCCGGCAACCTCGCCGTCGACGAGGAGGGACGTATCGTCTTCTACGATTTCGGGATGAGTGGCCGATTCACGTCGGCGATGCAGAACAGCGTCGTAAACCTCTATCTCGCTGCTGTCAATCGGAACGTGGATGGAATCATTGACGAACTCATCGCACTCGGGGCCCTCGACCCCGATGCTGATCGAGCCGCCGTTGGGCACGTCCTCGAGTTAGTCATCGACGACCTGGAGGGCAACGAGACCGTGAACTGGCAGCAGATCATCAGCGAAGTGACCGGGATGCTCCACGAGTTCCCGTTTCGCATTCCGCCCGACATCATGCTCGTCCTCCGAGTGGGCTCGATCAGCGAAGGGGTTCTCAGACAACTCGATCCGGAGTTCGATTTCCTCGCCGCGGCACAGGCATTCCTCCGCGAGCACGGGTTCATGGAACGGGCAGCTCGAATGAAACTCGAGGAGATGCGGGGTGAACTTGAGGCGTCGCTCTGGGCACTCCTCCGACTCCCAGCGAAAATCGAGCAAGAACTTGACGCACGAGAGCAAGAGCGTATTCAGGTTACCGCTCGTGCGCAGGCTCGAGACTCGCGCTCACTCGGATATGCGATTCTGACAGCGGCGTCTCTCCTCGGAACTGCGCTACTCGCCACTCTCGACACCACCTATATTCTAGTAGGATTGGGTGTCACCCTCGTCTTCCTCATCCTGTTCGTCGCTTCATCTGAGACTTGA
- a CDS encoding YHS domain-containing protein: MPTDPVCGMELTSDDAVATFQHGGKTYYFCSDECRERFEKQPTIYIE; the protein is encoded by the coding sequence ATGCCTACCGATCCGGTCTGTGGGATGGAACTCACGTCTGATGACGCCGTCGCTACGTTTCAGCACGGCGGGAAGACGTACTATTTCTGTAGCGACGAGTGTCGGGAGCGGTTCGAGAAACAGCCGACAATCTACATAGAGTGA
- a CDS encoding VIT1/CCC1 transporter family protein, translating into MSVRDDVTRYRRNIQDEIDSATVYEAMAAAESQPQLADVYRRLAATEREHADFWVEKLREAGTDMSTPRPSWRARVLAWLARRFGPDVVAPTMRAGEAAGGAGYATQPEVEGTGMVADERSHDRLLAAIAEAPGRGAEGNVLARLEGRHRASSGNALRAAVLGANDGLVSNLSLVMGVAGAALNATAILITGLAGLLAGAGSMAMGEWLSVQSSRELYQRQIDIEAAELAEVPEEEAEELALIYEAKGLSREQAEQLAERLVADEATALDTLAREELGIDPEELGGSAWEAAGASFILFALGAIVPVIPFFAFTGLTAVGASLLLSAIALFVVGAAITVLTGRSVLYSGTRQVVIGLAAAGLTYGVGTLIGVSIAG; encoded by the coding sequence ATGAGCGTGCGTGACGACGTTACGCGGTATCGTCGAAATATACAGGACGAAATAGACAGTGCGACCGTCTACGAGGCCATGGCCGCAGCGGAATCTCAACCGCAGCTCGCCGACGTGTATCGACGCTTGGCGGCGACCGAGCGTGAACACGCGGATTTCTGGGTCGAGAAACTTCGCGAGGCGGGCACCGATATGTCTACTCCACGGCCGTCTTGGAGAGCTCGTGTTCTCGCGTGGCTCGCCCGACGGTTCGGTCCTGACGTCGTCGCCCCGACGATGCGTGCCGGAGAAGCAGCTGGTGGTGCAGGATACGCCACGCAACCGGAAGTCGAAGGAACGGGGATGGTGGCTGACGAACGATCCCACGATCGCCTGCTTGCTGCAATCGCCGAGGCACCCGGCCGTGGCGCAGAAGGGAACGTCCTTGCCCGCCTCGAAGGGCGACATCGCGCATCGAGTGGTAACGCCCTCCGGGCGGCCGTTCTCGGTGCGAACGACGGCCTCGTGTCGAACCTGAGTCTCGTGATGGGTGTCGCAGGGGCCGCTCTCAACGCGACAGCCATCCTCATCACTGGATTAGCCGGGCTGCTCGCCGGTGCCGGGTCGATGGCGATGGGCGAGTGGCTCTCCGTCCAGAGTTCGCGGGAACTCTACCAGCGCCAGATCGACATCGAGGCCGCCGAACTCGCTGAAGTTCCCGAAGAGGAGGCAGAAGAGCTGGCGCTTATCTACGAAGCGAAAGGCCTCTCCAGAGAGCAAGCAGAGCAATTGGCAGAACGTCTGGTAGCAGACGAGGCCACAGCGCTCGATACGCTTGCTCGTGAGGAGTTAGGCATCGATCCCGAAGAGTTGGGCGGGTCTGCCTGGGAGGCTGCAGGTGCGTCGTTCATCCTTTTCGCACTGGGAGCGATCGTCCCCGTCATCCCGTTCTTCGCATTCACCGGACTCACTGCTGTCGGGGCGAGTCTCCTGTTGAGTGCAATTGCTCTCTTTGTGGTCGGTGCTGCAATCACCGTGTTGACGGGCCGCAGCGTGCTCTATTCTGGCACCAGACAGGTCGTGATCGGACTCGCCGCAGCTGGTCTTACCTACGGCGTTGGGACGCTCATCGGCGTGTCCATCGCCGGATAA
- a CDS encoding ADP-ribosylglycohydrolase family protein, whose translation MNEELLTAIRSVPDGINHDTLSASGYVVDTLQTSLYHGLTADTAEDAIISAVNMGDDTDTVGAVTGAIAGARFGADALPDRWIGELECADEIARLESALMTAEFTVDESSVS comes from the coding sequence ATAAACGAGGAACTCCTCACAGCGATACGATCGGTTCCGGACGGTATCAATCACGACACGCTCAGTGCAAGCGGCTACGTGGTCGATACGCTGCAAACATCGCTGTATCACGGACTTACAGCGGACACGGCGGAGGATGCCATCATCTCTGCTGTAAATATGGGAGATGACACCGACACCGTCGGTGCAGTTACGGGAGCTATCGCGGGAGCTCGATTCGGAGCAGATGCACTCCCCGATCGATGGATCGGCGAGTTGGAGTGTGCCGATGAAATCGCGCGCCTCGAGTCGGCACTTATGACTGCAGAATTCACCGTGGACGAGAGTTCCGTTAGCTAG
- a CDS encoding IS630 family transposase (programmed frameshift), translating into MANLENVSTEDLRQILAEVDDGAAVQRLMAAITYKEIDDLTQKAAAELYGFSESWASKWFSRLERLETEPFEDVVYDEPRSGRPSELSDQEHERFVDVLHESPKEVDIDAPAWSVPLASEYLSEEFDVDYCDRHVRRLMTEAGLSWKTARPEYYKSDERAQDAFQDGFKKRPDDLDDEYTILAIDQTRQVLSKLISAWFPEGERPSLPVTGKWDSIRLLGAVSDTDESFFLPCEENFNSDTTIRLLDALQTEFGEKICVVLDNASYFTANAVQEFVEDTPIELCYLPRGSAPVNPAEECWKKLNQVLGNRLFDSLDELQDAALAALDSINPPNLFTYLWP; encoded by the exons ATGGCGAATCTGGAGAACGTCTCTACCGAAGACCTCCGCCAGATCTTGGCGGAGGTCGATGACGGTGCTGCGGTACAGCGGCTGATGGCAGCGATCACCTACAAAGAGATCGATGATCTCACCCAGAAAGCCGCCGCCGAACTCTACGGATTCTCCGAGAGCTGGGCGTCGAAATGGTTCAGCCGTCTCGAACGGCTCGAAACTGAGCCGTTCGAGGACGTTGTCTACGACGAGCCACGATCCGGTCGTCCCTCCGAACTCTCCGATCAGGAACACGAGCGATTCGTGGATGTCCTCCACGAATCGCCGAAGGAAGTCGATATTGACGCGCCCGCGTGGTCTGTTCCGCTCGCCAGCGAGTACCTCTCCGAAGAGTTCGACGTCGACTATTGCGACCGTCACGTCCGGCGGTTGATGACTGAGGCCGGGCTGTCGTGGAAGACAGCCCGGCCGGAGTACTACAAGTCCGACGAGCGAGCACAGGATGCATTTCAAGACGGGTTCAAAAAAAGAC CGGACGATTTGGACGACGAGTACACGATCCTCGCCATAGACCAGACGCGACAGGTTCTCTCGAAGCTGATTTCTGCGTGGTTTCCCGAAGGCGAACGCCCGTCACTGCCAGTGACGGGCAAGTGGGATTCCATTAGGCTACTCGGTGCGGTCAGCGATACAGACGAGTCGTTCTTCCTGCCGTGTGAGGAGAACTTCAACAGCGACACGACGATCCGGCTGTTGGACGCTCTTCAGACAGAATTTGGCGAGAAAATCTGCGTCGTCTTGGACAACGCTTCGTATTTCACGGCGAACGCAGTCCAAGAGTTCGTCGAGGATACGCCGATAGAACTGTGTTACCTGCCGCGGGGTTCAGCTCCGGTGAACCCCGCGGAGGAGTGCTGGAAGAAGCTTAATCAGGTACTCGGTAACCGTTTGTTCGACTCACTGGACGAACTTCAGGATGCCGCGCTCGCTGCACTCGACAGCATTAATCCACCAAATCTCTTTACGTATTTATGGCCGTGA